Below is a genomic region from Ancylomarina subtilis.
TTGAGTTTTTTTGATTTCTTCACGCCAACATACAAACTGTTATTTATATCAGAAAAAACCAATGCATTGATCTTTTTGTTAGCTTCATATTGCCATACCACCTCACCACTGGTCGAGTTAATGGTATATATTTCATTATTAATACCTAAAATAATATTATTATCTTGATTAAAGAATGGACCATGATTAACAAAAGAACGTTTTGTGTATTTATTCATTAAACCTTTAGATTCACCCAGACTGGCTATCCAATCCATTTTCCATGTTTTAAGACTAAAACACATCATTTTACGTAGATTTCCTTTAAGTAACTCAAATAAAATAATTCCCTTATTAGGAATTAATGTGAAATCCTTGATTCTATACTGTTCATCTTTCGTATCAAATAAAATATCTCCATTACTTGAATTAATAAGAAGACCTCTCATCTTTCCAACAACAGGTACATATTCTACATAGATTATTGGAAGTCCATCAATATTCATATAACTGTTCTTATCCACGGCCTTTAATTCAGTATTCTGCCATACGATTTCACCAGTTTTATTATTCATTGCTAGCAATCCTTTAGCGCCAGACGCAATAATAAGACCATCATTGGATTGTTTGATCCATCCAACTTCATAAAGGGCTTCTTTCAGATCAACTTCCCACATTTTATTTTGTGAATAAGCTGGTTTAACTAATAAAAGACTTACAACTGTTAAGACAAAAAGTCTCATCATTGATTTATACATAGTATTAGGGTTTTGGTTAGTTTCACTTGAAAATAGTCACGAATACAAAAATCATTCAAAATATATTTATTCAATTTGACTGTTAAATAATATTTTCATCTGGATATTTGACACCACAGACAAAAACCTATTAAACAAAGAATTAAATCATCACAAACAAGATTAATCAACGATTAAAAACGTAACTTTAAACAAGTAGACATTAATAATAATTACAGATTTATTTAAATTTCATTATAAAAACACAAACTTAACAATGTTTTAAAATTATAAGCCTCAAAAATTATAATTATAGTAATAAATAACTAAGATTTACAGAAATACTAAAAAATATACTGTAAATAGGCCCAGAATCCGGATTAAATAAAATAATAATTACGCACTTATAACTTGCACTGCAAAGAACAATAACATATAAAACGATAAATTTTACGTATTATTTAATTGAGGCTTGTGAATTAATTTTTAAAATCAAACTCAAGTATTAGAATGAAGACAAGACATAGATAGGCATGATTTATAGTAGGGATTTGTTCTATAAAAAGACACTCAAATATGCAGAGACAGATGTATTAATTCTGCTAATAAAATATCCCAATCAGAACATTCTATCAAAGATCATTTTACATTATGTTTTTTTCAGAAACTTTTGGGGAGTGTTTCTTATTTTTCACCTATTAGTGATTCTACCATCTTAATGGAATCTGAAATACAGGTAGAACATACATTTTTCTTCAAATCCATATCCTTGAATCGGTTTTCGCCCTCTTCAGTCTTAAAATCACAATCTAAAAGTGCCTTACAATCCAAAGAACCATGAAGCGCTTTGAAATCGACTGAAAATTTTTGAATCATCTCATTGGTAGCATTTCTGGCTTCTATATTTTCAAAATGCTTCTGGCTGTTGTAAATGCCCAAAGCCATAAATGATCCGGTAACAGCACCACAAGTTTTCTGAAGCTTGCCCATACCGCCACCAAAACCACTTGCAATAGATAATGCAAAACCTGGATCAAAATTTAAGTGTTCGGCATATGCTGTCAATACGGATTGCGCACAATTCATCCCATTATAAAACGAGTGTATGGCTTTTTCTTCAATTTCTTTCATCAGATGATTTTTTTACTTACAAGGGATTAAATGCTTCCTAATATAGTTATGGGAAACAAGATAATGACAAATATAACACTATTACGATCCCAAAAGCAAAAGAGGAGGCAAACAACAAGCACCTCCTCTTTAATTTATTTTTAAATCTATGATTCATCTGATACCCCCATATTTGATTCCGGTCAAGTCAGCCATCTCCTTTTTCCATGTCGTAATATCATTCTCATTAAACTGATTCAGGTGATGGTGCCCACAAGCCCTTGCCATAACCTTCATCAATTGAGTTGAAGCTGTGAAAAAATTAAACAATTGTTGAGCTGACTTATCCACATTTATCAATTTCCGTAATTCCGGATTTTGAGTTGCAACACCCGCGGGACAGTTGTTGGTATGACACATTCGCGCGGCAACACAACCAATGGATTGGATAGCAGAATTGGCCAAAGCGATACCATCCGCTCCCAGCGCCATTGCTTTAATAAAATCATCAGGAACTCGAAGCCCTCCTGTAACAATCAGAGTCACATCCTTTTTGTTTCGTTGATCAAGATATTTCCGTGCTCGAGCCAAAGCTGGAATCGTAGGTACAGAAATATTATTGCGAAAGATTAAAGGTGCTGCTCCGGTTCCTCCTCCTCTTCCGTCAAGAATAATATAATCGGCAGAGGCATCCAGCGCAAATTGAATATCCTCTTCGATGTGATTGGCTGACAACTTAAAACCTATTGGAATACCACCCGTTACCTCTCTAACCTTATTCGCAAAATTCTTAAAATCTTCAACCGTATGCAGATCTTCAAATGTTGGAGGTGAAACAGCAGGAGTGCCTTCTTTCAAATTTCTAACCTGGGCAATCTTCCCTACTACTTTATTGGCTGGCAAATGTCCACCCGTTCCAGTTTTGGCGCCTTGCCCTCCTTTAAAATGAAAGGCTTGTACACGCTTTAATTTATCCCATTCAAAACCAAACTTAGCCGAAGCGTATTCATAAAAATAATGGCTGTTTGCATGCTGCTCTTCATCCTGCATACCACCCTCACCTGAACAAATTCCTGTCCCTGCTAATTCGGCTCCTTTGGACAATGCAATTTTAGCTTCTTCAGACAAAGCTCCAAAGCTCATATCAGAAACAAAAAGGGGGATTGCTAAACGCAAAGGTTTTTTCGCATTAGGACCTATAACAAGTTCTGTTCCCACAGGAACATCCTCCATCAGTGGTTTTGTTGCAAGTTGAGCCACCAGGATTTGAATATCTTTCCATTGAGGTAAACTGGGACCGGGGACCCCCATTGCATCGACTTCACCATGAGATCCCATTTTCGACAAACCATCTCTAGCCAATGCTTTAATATGAGCTAAACTTGGTTCCTCTTTTGTCGGTTCAATATATGAAGCTTCAGGAATTTTAGATTTTATCTCCACCTCCTCTAATGTCTTGTGCGTTCCATCGCAGTAAGGCAAATTTTTGCTTTGTTTACACATACACAAATAAGCTTCACCTGATTCTTTAGCTGTAAATGCTATAGGTTTAAAATCGGTTGTTCGATGTGAACCATCACAAAAGGGTTGTCCCTTAGATTCACCACACGCACAAAAATAATGTTCTTCACCTTTCTGTAATTCAACAACAATAGGTTTTTTGCCTGCTCTCTTGGGTACACTCATTTGATTCATTTTTAGATTAGAATTACTCCTCAATTTAAAAACTTATATCAAGTATTCATAATATTAAAAACCTATTTTAAGCAAGAGTTAAAAAAAAGAGCTGCAATTTTAGAATTGCAGCTCCTTCTGATAAATATCGATTTTTCGATTTGAACGATTAAGTTTTACCGATCATTGTTGTATAATAAAACAGTCTTTGGGATACATATTTAAATTTTAAATCCAAGTCTTGCAAAATAATATCCCCCATTTGCTCCAAACTGACTGACAATACGCGAATACTTAAAACGACCTTCGCTTTGATATTCTTCCCTATTTTCATCCGGATAGACATTAAAAATATTGTTGGCTCCGATAGTCAGACTCAAATAATCCGTTATATGATATCCCAAACTCAAATCAGTCACAATTTTTTCAGAGTACGTCTGATCAACAGGTGATTCCTCAGTTCCTTGTCTATCTGTTACCGAACCGAAACGTACATTATTCAACTGAGTAAAGAAGCGTTTATAGGAATAGCTAATTCCAAGATTAATCTTACTCTTAGGAGTCGCTGTCTCCAGACGTGCCGTTTCTTCCCGACTAAAAAATTCCTCCTTGCTGGCTTTTAAGCTGCTTGGAATGTGTACATCAGTCACACGGGTTTCATTAAAATTGGCCGCTAAAGTAAGAGCCAGTCGATTCTCACCAAAGCTTTTACGATAAGACAAAATCAAATCTAAACCTTTGGTTCGGGTATCAACGGTATTGGCAAACAATTGAGCTTCACCTGCATTAACCGAACTCAGAATCTGGTACAATTCTGGTTCCTTCGCCTCGTCTGCACTCACATTACCTGAAAGTAAAATTCGATTGTTCACATCTATCCAATAACCATCCAAAGTCAGGTCAAGGCCTCTGGCAAGTTTCCATATTAAACCCGTGCTGTAATTAACCGAACTCTCATTTTTCAATGCAGGAACACCAATCAACTTAGCCACCCGACTATCGTTTCTGAAGGTCCCAACCTCAGAACTCACAACCTCACCATTTCTTTGAGTGAATAGTGTTGCTGTATTATTAAAGAAACGCTGTTGAAGCGAGGGAGCTCTGAATCCTGTACTAAATGCTCCACGCACAGCGAAATTAGGGCTAAGCTGATAACGAGAAGCAATTTTCCCATTAAAAGTCTGTCCAAAATCAGTATAATCCTCAAATCTTCCTGCAAGAGAAATAAAGAAATTTTTCGTAAAGTTCAGTTCCAAATCTGCGTAAAGAGCAATATTTGAACGAGACTCATCCACCTCATTCTTAGGCTGAAACCCTGGGAATACCTGAGCGCCACCCGGTCGTCCGTAGAAAACATTCGTTGTCTTATTCTCATTCAGATAGTTTACACCATCAAATTCTTCAATCACCTGTACATTACCATAATTACGATACGAAGCTTCTTCCCCAGCACTCACCCTATAAATTTCATTTCGGTATTCGGCTCCCAATGCCAGATTCAGACCTTGCAGAATATCATCAAAATAGCGATCGAAATCCAGATTAATTGTATTCTGCGTCAATTGAAAACGCCCCGCATCAAAGCTTGTAGGCGATGTAGTCCCCATAGATGCATTCAGGGTGTTTCCAATGATAAATCGGAAAGAATTGGTGCCATAGGTGTTCGATAAATCCACATGCCAATTCCCTACTTCTCCGCGAATACCTGCAGATAAAGAAGCATCAATAATTCTGGCATTAATTTCGGGCAGAAAACCCTTCGGGTAAATTGTACTCACATTTCTCGATTGATTAGGCAAACGATAATACCCCGTTGAGTTTCCCCGACGGGAATTGATTCCTCCAAAGACATATAATTCTTGCTTATCATTCAAAGGAATCCCCGAATTAAGAAACAAGGCTGCATTCGCGGCTTCTGAATCACCTGCTTTAAGACTGAATCGTCTGCGTCCGCCATTCTTAGTAATTAAAGCCTCCTCTTCCTCAGTCGTTAAATTATTAGTGATGGCATTTTGTGTATTAATACTGGCAGCCTCCTCAGCAGATAAAGTCGTTCCAGACTGGAATGGACTCAAATCGCCTTCCTGAAAATCTTCACTAAATATTCCTTTTCCATCAGTTTTGTACACCGCACCCGTATACAAAGCCGCTCTATCGGTATGCCCTCTTTTCTGATACTGCCCGGTAAGATTAATGAAACCCGATTCTCCTACTTTAATACCATAATTGGAATTAATTTGTACTTGCTTGCCATCGCCTTCATAGGTCTGACCCGTATTGATAGAAGCAATCACCGTGTCAGTATTTTTTTTAAGAACAATATTAATAACACCAGCAATGGCATCAGACCCATATTGAGCAGCAGCACCATCTCTTAACACTTCGATGCGCTCTATAGTTGCTGTAGGAATTGTGTTTAAATCAATCCCCGAAGAACCACGCCCCGCAGTAAGCGTATTGTTCACAAGTGAAGACGAATGTCGACGTTTCCCATTAATCAGAACCAACACGTGGTCTATCCCCAGCCCTCTTAATGAAGCAGGATCAACATGATCCGTTCCATCCTGAACCGTGTATCGATTCGAAGAAAAGGAAGGAGCTACATAATTCAAAATCTGACTCAATTCCAATTGGGCAGACTGCTGAACCACTGCTTCAAGTGGAATAATATCGACCGGCGTAGGCGTTTCGATTACTGATCGGTTTCGATTACGACTCCCCACAATTGTGACCTCGTTTAAACCAACCTGTTCCGGACTCAGACCTACTTTAAGAATAGTCTGATTTCCGAGTTCAACC
It encodes:
- a CDS encoding C-GCAxxG-C-C family protein, translating into MKEIEEKAIHSFYNGMNCAQSVLTAYAEHLNFDPGFALSIASGFGGGMGKLQKTCGAVTGSFMALGIYNSQKHFENIEARNATNEMIQKFSVDFKALHGSLDCKALLDCDFKTEEGENRFKDMDLKKNVCSTCISDSIKMVESLIGEK
- a CDS encoding glutamate synthase-related protein, whose protein sequence is MSVPKRAGKKPIVVELQKGEEHYFCACGESKGQPFCDGSHRTTDFKPIAFTAKESGEAYLCMCKQSKNLPYCDGTHKTLEEVEIKSKIPEASYIEPTKEEPSLAHIKALARDGLSKMGSHGEVDAMGVPGPSLPQWKDIQILVAQLATKPLMEDVPVGTELVIGPNAKKPLRLAIPLFVSDMSFGALSEEAKIALSKGAELAGTGICSGEGGMQDEEQHANSHYFYEYASAKFGFEWDKLKRVQAFHFKGGQGAKTGTGGHLPANKVVGKIAQVRNLKEGTPAVSPPTFEDLHTVEDFKNFANKVREVTGGIPIGFKLSANHIEEDIQFALDASADYIILDGRGGGTGAAPLIFRNNISVPTIPALARARKYLDQRNKKDVTLIVTGGLRVPDDFIKAMALGADGIALANSAIQSIGCVAARMCHTNNCPAGVATQNPELRKLINVDKSAQQLFNFFTASTQLMKVMARACGHHHLNQFNENDITTWKKEMADLTGIKYGGIR
- a CDS encoding TonB-dependent receptor — its product is MKKLILPLLYILILSGSVLAQKKAISGAVTDAQTGEVLPGVSVVIPGTTLGTITNQEGKFQLGIDRKYPLVELRFVGYQTKQVELGNQTILKVGLSPEQVGLNEVTIVGSRNRNRSVIETPTPVDIIPLEAVVQQSAQLELSQILNYVAPSFSSNRYTVQDGTDHVDPASLRGLGIDHVLVLINGKRRHSSSLVNNTLTAGRGSSGIDLNTIPTATIERIEVLRDGAAAQYGSDAIAGVINIVLKKNTDTVIASINTGQTYEGDGKQVQINSNYGIKVGESGFINLTGQYQKRGHTDRAALYTGAVYKTDGKGIFSEDFQEGDLSPFQSGTTLSAEEAASINTQNAITNNLTTEEEEALITKNGGRRRFSLKAGDSEAANAALFLNSGIPLNDKQELYVFGGINSRRGNSTGYYRLPNQSRNVSTIYPKGFLPEINARIIDASLSAGIRGEVGNWHVDLSNTYGTNSFRFIIGNTLNASMGTTSPTSFDAGRFQLTQNTINLDFDRYFDDILQGLNLALGAEYRNEIYRVSAGEEASYRNYGNVQVIEEFDGVNYLNENKTTNVFYGRPGGAQVFPGFQPKNEVDESRSNIALYADLELNFTKNFFISLAGRFEDYTDFGQTFNGKIASRYQLSPNFAVRGAFSTGFRAPSLQQRFFNNTATLFTQRNGEVVSSEVGTFRNDSRVAKLIGVPALKNESSVNYSTGLIWKLARGLDLTLDGYWIDVNNRILLSGNVSADEAKEPELYQILSSVNAGEAQLFANTVDTRTKGLDLILSYRKSFGENRLALTLAANFNETRVTDVHIPSSLKASKEEFFSREETARLETATPKSKINLGISYSYKRFFTQLNNVRFGSVTDRQGTEESPVDQTYSEKIVTDLSLGYHITDYLSLTIGANNIFNVYPDENREEYQSEGRFKYSRIVSQFGANGGYYFARLGFKI